One segment of Asaia bogorensis NBRC 16594 DNA contains the following:
- a CDS encoding polyprenyl synthetase family protein, whose translation MTTTSSPSTASPETLAASLGTAARAIESTIDRLLPMVDGDESVLLEAMRYAALGGGKRLRGYLVTEIAGIFGAEPEGALRVAASVEMLHAYSLVHDDLPAMDDDDLRRGQPSTHKKFDEAIAILAGDALQTSAFEILADEATHSDPSVRIALVTALAQASGAAGMVGGQVVDIRGEGKSLPLDQVRRLHAMKTGALIRYAAEAGAILGGATRVQRDAIIAYGRDIGTAFQVADDVLDTTASAEELGKTAGKDEASGKSTYVSLLGIDGARAEAGRLVEQATQALTSFGTEAAALRALAHYIVERRN comes from the coding sequence ATGACGACCACCTCATCACCCTCAACTGCATCGCCCGAGACCCTTGCGGCCTCACTTGGCACGGCAGCGCGCGCAATCGAAAGCACCATTGATCGCCTTCTTCCCATGGTTGACGGCGACGAATCGGTTCTGCTTGAGGCCATGCGCTACGCAGCCCTTGGCGGTGGCAAGCGACTGCGCGGCTATCTCGTGACGGAGATTGCCGGCATTTTCGGGGCAGAGCCCGAGGGCGCCCTTCGTGTCGCGGCCTCGGTCGAAATGCTTCACGCCTACAGTCTGGTTCATGATGACCTGCCTGCCATGGATGATGACGATCTACGCCGTGGGCAGCCCTCAACGCACAAGAAGTTTGACGAGGCGATTGCCATCCTGGCTGGCGACGCCCTCCAGACCTCTGCCTTCGAGATCCTGGCGGATGAAGCCACCCATTCCGACCCCTCCGTGCGTATCGCCCTGGTGACGGCACTGGCGCAGGCGTCGGGTGCGGCGGGCATGGTCGGCGGTCAGGTGGTCGATATCCGCGGCGAAGGCAAATCGCTGCCGCTCGATCAGGTGCGACGCCTACACGCCATGAAAACCGGCGCGCTGATCCGCTACGCCGCCGAGGCCGGTGCCATTCTTGGTGGCGCAACGCGCGTTCAGCGCGACGCCATCATTGCCTATGGTCGTGATATCGGCACCGCCTTTCAGGTGGCCGATGACGTGCTGGACACCACAGCCAGCGCCGAGGAACTCGGCAAGACGGCCGGCAAGGATGAAGCTTCCGGCAAATCCACCTATGTCTCCCTTCTCGGCATTGACGGCGCACGTGCGGAAGCCGGGCGCCTTGTCGAGCAGGCCACACAGGCCCTGACCTCTTTCGGGACCGAAGCAGCCGCGCTCAGAGCCCTGGCACACTACATCGTCGAGCGCAGGAATTAA